TCAGTTACCTGGATCGGCGGATGTTGAAAAGTAAATCCTGACACGCCGGGAATACCGGAATTATCATCCGCCTTGCTTGTCCCGGCTAAACCTTCGGCAATCGCACGAATATGTTCAGGTGTTGTGCCACAACATCCGCCTATGATTTTAACACCCATTTTTCGTAAAATAACTGCACTTTTGCCAAAATAAGAAGGTGTCGACGCATATACGTATTCACCATCTATATATGCCGGCAAACCCGCATTCGGATAGGCAGACAAAAAACCATGAAACGGTTGCGGCAGCTTTTCAAATGAACGAATCATATTGGACGGGCCGCTGCGGCAGTTCAAACCGACGATATCCGCCCCTTGATCCAATAATTGCTGAAACGCATCCGACAGCTTCGTACCGTCAAACGTATAACCGGCATCTTCAATGGCCAGTTGACAGATGACAGGGATGGAATCCGATAGTTTTTTTACAATGTTTAATGCCAATTGCAATTCGGATATATCATAAAACGTTTCCAGCACGATACCATCTACATGATTTTCCAACAATACATGCAATTGTTCCTGATAATTCTGCACCAATATCTGTTCGGAACATTTACGTTTGATTCCCCCGGTAATCGACCCGACTGTACCGAGTACATATGCATCTTCACCTGCTGCTGTCCGGGCCAACTCCACTGCAGCTTTGTTGATATCCTTTACCTGTGATTCCAGACCAAATTTCATGAGTTTTTCCCGTTGCGCACTATACGTATTTGTCTGTATCAATTTTGCACCGGCGCGTTTATATGCAGCATGTACATTTATAATCATATCAGGTTTGCTGATATTAAGTTCTTCATAACTAATCCCCACAGGGATCCCCAGTTGATATAAGTATGTCCCCATCGCCCCATCGCCGACAAGTGTTTCTGCAGCGACTCGTTCCAAAAAATTTTTTTTCAAAGCTTTCACCCTATTTCTCTCCACATAATTACATTGCATTATACAACAAAACGTTTCTATTCGTTAGAATTTTTTAAACAACTGGGCATGAAAATTCATCCAATATGATTGAAAATATTTTCCCCGATCTCTTTGATAGACTTTGTCAAGTTACTCCATATCCATTACAATGATACAATGTGAAAATAGAAAATACGAAAAGCTGCAAAAGGGGGAGCGACTATGGCCATACGTCCCATTGTTTTATTTCCGGATCAGCATCTTCGAACTGTTTGTTCAACTGTTTCAAATATAAATGAGGAGATCCTGCAGTTATTGGATGATCTGGCGGAGACTATGCGTGCTTCCAACGGAATCGGACTCGCTGCGCCACAAGTGGGCATTTCGCAAAGGATTTTTGTCGTCGATGTGGGGAATGGCTTGTTTGAATTTATCAACCCGGAAATTCTTGATTCGGAAGGAACCGAATTAGGAGCTGACGGATGTTTATCCATTCCCGGCATCGGCGGAGAAACCTATCGTTCCGCACGGATTCGCATGCGGGCACAAAACAGAAATGGAGAATGGTTCGAGTTGGGAGCGGAAGACTTGTTTGCTCGCTGTATTCAACATGAATATGACCATTTGAATGGCGTTTTATTTATTGATAAGGCGATTCGGCTGTATGAAGATCAAGAGGAGGGCGAAGCAGGAGCGGAAGCCAATCAGCCAAACGCGACAGAAAAACAATATACGATTCAAGACATTAAGTTGCATCATGCAGATTTTCTAAATACCCGAATTCGCAATTCAATTGTTGAAGATTTGGACATGCAGGCGCAGGCATTGCAATCGCTGCTTGAAGCACATCCAGCCCAATTAAAGTTTACATTTGATAATCAATGGGTCATGCCGAGAGCTGATCTTGAACAAGATCTCCTCCATCTGAAAAAAATCAGCCAAATGCATGTGCAAAAGAAATTAAAAAAACAGAGAAAAAAATAAAAAAATCAGCGAATTGAAAACGGCTTAAGAATGCGAGAATTCTTAAGCCGCTTTATTTATAGGGTTTTATATAAAGTGTTTGTATTCATTTAGTATTTGTATTCAATGCAATATAAAATATGGAATCCCGCTTATGCCGTCAGGTTTTCTGTTTCTCGAACCCGCACTCGCAGGTGGGCATCTCACTAAAGTTTTTGTCGTCCCATTCATCCAAACGGAGGTGGGCATGACATATGCCTTAGAGTTCGATTCCCTAGAAACAGACATAGGTTCAAAACAAGTAAACCTAAACGCACACAGCAGGAAGTTTGTTTCAGGTGAAATGTAGTTCGTGTGCTTAATTATAGTGAAAGAAACGCCGTGATGCAACCTGTTTGAAGAAATTTCTAAAGAAAACAAATGTACTTCAATTTTACTTCCCATATCTTTCATGTTAGAATTTCGGGGGTACTTTTCAAAGATAAGAGGTCATGACAAACGTATGTTTAATTTTATTACAGATCCCTTTTTTCACACGTCCCTTTTGCTTGTTATGATCGCATTTGCGCTTGTCGATATTAAAAGGGATCAAAAGCCGATAAACTGGCTGTTCTTTTTGCCCTTTGGCTTTTTGGCGTTTTCCTTCCTTTATCAAGCCTACCAGCAGCGGGCAGCTTATGAATGGCAAATTATGCATACCTTTTTTCAAAAGTATTATCATTATTGGAATTGGGATAAAGCATTTACAAAGATACCCTTGAATAACGGTTGGCCATTCCGGTTGTTTCGGCCCCATTGGTTAAATGTATATTTTGCCTTTGTCTATGAAACGGCTTTTTACCTGAATCTGTGGGTGGGAGTCATCCGCGGATTTTTTGCAAAAGACATAAAAAAAATGTTTCGCTACATGTTTGCAGGTTTAGTATTGCAAATGATCATTATCTATCCCTTTTATTACACGGTTTTGCTGCAGGAAGTCTGGTTTGTACAAGGAGATCCTGATCTTTTGCATCGACAGTTTTCTTCACATGCAGCACTTCTCAGTACAGTTGCCGACTGTTTTCCGAGCATGCATACATCCACAGCGTTTGCCGTTCTCCTGTTAGCTTTACGAGAGCGCGGGAAATGGTTTAAATGGCTCATGGTGGCAGATTGTGCAAGTATTATCGTCTCCACACTGTATAATAAAATCCATTGGCTGCTGGATGTTCTCGCCGGTATGCTTCTTGCCTATATTACGGTCATAGCGGTTGATTGGATATTGGACAGACTGCTGCCTAACGTTTGGCGAAAAATCGTTGTCCGCATCCCGCTTCTTTCCTCCATAAAGTGAAATTCGAATCAGATGGTGAAACTTGAATCAGATGGAGTTTGTGTCATCTGATTTTTTGCTTTTTCCTTTTCTCCGTTCCATTACTAATTTTTTCTGATCCTGCGAATTGTATAGAATTGACGCATCTTACATATTCTAATTTCAACAAATCAAAACTGAACTTCTTACACATAAAACACATAAAATCCGTATTTCCCCCATCTTGTTTCGTTATATTAAAAATGATTCTGCATAATGGTGGGATAAAATGTTTGTTTCATTTACAAATCAGAAAGGGTTTGTGCACAATTTCAGTTTAGCCCTAACAAATTGCAGATCAACAAACTGCAAATCGCTTCCAATTTGCATGATCATTCTTTCTTTATAATATTTATTGCAATAAAAATTTTCCTTTTTGTTAATTCTGGGTTGAATTGTCCACTCGAACACTTTAGTATAGAATTTAGTCAAGTGCGGAAACGCATACATGACTGAAAATATAAAAAAATAAGATTTTTTGTCAATTTTTCTATTAATCGATTGGTATGGTATGATATAAGAGATAATGAAATAAATAGAAAGTTGGGAGGTCTTATTGTGTCTGATTTTAAACCAGGTTTAGAAGATGTAGTAATTGGCTACAGCAGTGTTTGTTTCTTGGACGGTATCGAGGGAAGACTTTTATATCGCGGCTATGATATCGCATATCTTGCGGAAAAAACTTCATTTGAAGATGTCGTGTATCTGTTGTTGAATGGCGTTTTGCCATCTGCCGAAGAAAGTGAAACATTTCGTGCAGAAATGGCTGCACAGCGCACGTTGCCCAAAAGCATCATTGATTTGATTCGATTGATCCCAATTGATACACATCCAATGGATGCATTGCGGACAGCAATCTCTTTCTTGGGAACAACGGAAGAACCTGTTCTCAATACGTCTCCGGATCGCATACAGCGCGTAATTCGCGGCATTTCCGCCTCTGCCACGATTGTCGCGGCACTCAACCGCGTTCGTCAAGGATTGGAAATTGTCGAGCCTCGCCAAGATCTGTCACATGCCGGTAATTTCCTATACATGATGACAGGCAAGGAACCTTCTTCCGAACATACAAAATTAATGGACGTTGCCTTGATTTTGCATGCGGATCATGAATCGAACGCATCCACGTTTGCCGCTCGTGTAACTGCTTCCACTCTCTCTGATTATTATTCAGCGATCGTCACTGGCATCGGAACATTGAAAGGTCCGTTGCACGGCGGAGCAAATGAAGCAGTCATGCACTCCTTGCTGGAAATTCAAACGATTGACAATGTCATTCCATATGTCGATGAAAAATTGGAAAAGAAAGAAAAGATCATGGGATTCGGTCATCGCGTATATAAGACATATGACCCGCGCGGACTGATTTTGAAAAAGCTTTCTGCGCAAATCGGCGATCAGTTGGGTGAGCGCAAATGGTTTGACATGTCAGTGAAAATGGAAGAATATGTTCGTGACCGGAAAGGATTGTACTGCAATGTCGATTTCTATTCCGCTTCCGTATACTATCTCATGGGATTGCCGATTGAAATGTTTACGCCGATTTTCTTCGTCAGTCGCGTTGCGGGCTACACTGCACATATTCTTGAGCAATGGGAAAATAACCGTATCTTCCGGCCGCGTCTTGAATACAATGGACCGATTCATTCAACAGAAATAACAAGCAAGTAAGCAACAGCGCAAACCAGTTCCTGACAGACCGGCAAATAGCCGGTTTGTTTTCTTCTATCTACCGGTATTGAATATAGGAGGCTTTAACATCATGACTTTTTACGAAGGACAAACACCCTATGAAGCGATCGGCGGCGCAGAAACAATTGGCAAGCTTGTCGATGCATTTTACAAGCGCGTCATTGAGCATCCCGACTTAAAACCCATTTTCCCGGAAGATATTATGCCCGTGCGGGACAAGCAATACCTGTTCCTTACGCAATTTTTCGGCGGTCCGCATTTGTATTCCGACAAATACGGAAATCCGATGATGCGTGCCCGTCACTTGCCATTTCCGATTACCCCAAAACGGGCGGAAGCATGGTTGTCCTGCATGACAAAAGCATTGGATGAAGCAGGCATAGAAGGATCGATGAAAGAGTTTATGTTTGCCCGGTTAAAACAAACCGCATACCATATGGTCAATACGCCTGACGAATAAACGGAAAAAGTTATCATACCGATTGGCGATTGACCGTATCTGAAGGAGACTTCACAATGGATGTAACGTTGGAAATCATTGTCCGCTCGACAGAAATCGATGTGAATGGACATGTAAATAATGCTAAATATCTGGAATATCTGGAATGGGGACGGGAAGAATGGTATGAGCAAAACCACTTGCCATATGACCGCTTTATTGCCATGGGAATACAAACTGTAACTGTAAATATTACTATTAATTACCGACAAGAATGCCGGCAAAATGACAGACTCACCATCCATACAACGCCAGCCTCTTTAGGCAATACCAGCTATGTTTTAAAACAAGTCATCACAAATCAACGGGATGAAATCGTGGCTGATGCACTTGTTACAAGTGTAACAATGGATCTTCACACGCGCAAAAGCCGGCTTGTTCCACAAGAGCTGGCGCAGCTTTTTCCACGTACAGAAAACCGGGGATCCGGCAATCCATAGAAGTTTTGATTCCGGAGTTCAAATTCCATCAAGAAAACCCTCAAGCAGACTCGAGAGCGATCTTCAAGAGGGTTGTTATTTTTTTGTGTTCCATTGCCGCCCATTTTCCATGCCGCTAGATACTGGAGAGAAATGGGGAAACCCCTGCAAGTGTTTGATCATCGAGTTTGGCCAAAATTCCAAAAACTGCTTTTCTTGCACTTTCGTCATCCAGTTTTTTGGTCATCGACTTTGAAAGGCCGAACTGTTTCATGACTTGATCGACTTTTTCACGAGGCATTTTCACTAAATGCTGCTGCCAAATGGATTGTAATTGTTGTTCGCGTGAACTCATTTTTTATACTCCCCCTTTATCGTTAGTATTGCCTCCTTTCCTTCATGTATTTGTATCATTCGTATATTTGTACGATTCCCATTCGAATTATTTCTTTTTTGTTTGCAGTTTTAATTTTCCTCTGGAATGATTTTTTCTTCCAGGAGTCATGTCTTGAATGGATATTTTGGCAGATGGATTGTTGCGTTGGTGTACGGCCGACATGACTTGATTCAGATGAGTTGCAGCAGTCGTATTGGATGGAGCCGGTTGCATCCATTTCGACAATTGATCCAGAAAAGACATTGATCCGAAAGGGCTGCGATTGGGGCGATTCGATTGCATCCCTTGTCTGGGCCGCTGCATCATCCACGGCGGCATATTCCCATTCATAAAAGGAAACGGCGATTGATTTTTAAAATTGTTTCCCGACTGGAACGGAAACCAGGGATGCTCAAACGGAGAACTTCCCAGAGAATCATTTGTCTTCTGCTGTTTTGTATCTTTCCTCTGCGCAGGTACATTTCCCAACCATGTACCGCCAAAAGGGGAGTGCATTTGATTCATCATCCCCATCAACTCTTTCATGTGATCAGACTGCAGCAGATTCATTGTCAGTGATCCCATCCGCAGCAAATGTTTCAGATCCATTCCACTCTCTCCTTCTCCCTGCAATACTATTTTAAACTATGCATGCAGCAGACAAGTCGTAGCAGACAATCACCCATTTCTCCCCTTATTTTTATTTTTCTTTAAGAGGATGTTCAAAAAGTAGTCAAAACTCCACGGCGGATTGCTTTGCCGAATCCCCAAAAGGCTTACTCATGTACCAAACACGTACACTCCGTCGCCTTTTCGTGCTTCGGCTTCGCACTCCTTGTGTCTTACTTAACCACTTTTTGAACACGCACTTTAAATATTGTGTTGAAATCGTTACAATTTGTTCAATAACTGTTGTTTGATTATAATGGATATTTATTTTGTCAACTATTATAATAAAGCTAGCGAAAGGAGAATTTATATGGAACTTTCCCGTGATTATTCGATTGATCCTGTCTTGTTGTTAAAAGAATATGGTTTGCGGATTACACCGCAACGGATTTCGATTTTGTCTCATATGAATCAATACAAAATGCATCTGACTGCAGAGCAAATTTATCATGCGATCAAAGATGAATTTCCGTCTTTAAGTGTTGCAACGGTTTATAATACATTAAAAGCGTTTATCGATGCCGGTTTTGTGAAAGAATTACGGGTCGGCGATCATGCCAGCAAATTCGACTTGAATCTGATTCCACATCATCATCTGGTTTGTGAAAAATGTGGTCATATCGAAGACTTTCACTTTATCGACTTACCCATTGATAAAATTGCGAATATGCATAATTTTCATGTTCGCCATTATCATTTGGAAATTAATGGACTATGTGCGAATTGTCAAGAAGGGCATCCCTCTTACATTCATCAAAATCAGATTTCCTAACGTATTTTTGCTTATATTCTATGGGGGCTGTTCAATCATTGAATATTCAAATGCCAGTAGTTGAAGGATTTTGTTGTTTTCTTTATTCTGCATTCCTTATTCTGCGTTCCGGATTTGCCGACGATAGAGAAATACTGCTGCAACAATCACAATCCCAATTGTGTAAAACACATATAGCGCAAAAAATCCTTTCCATCCATTTTTATGGAATTGGTTGCCGGCATACGCATATGCGAGCATGATCGGAAATTTTCCAAGCAGAGTTGCCGATATAAAAGTTTCTACTTCCGCATGAAACGATACATTTGACTCCCAAAGTGGAAAAATCGTGCAACTTTTCCATACTTGCGGTACATCAGGCGAAGTTGCCGGGCTTCTGGCAAGTTGCGAGCTTTCATATCTGATAAATACAATCCCATTAACCCTTGTACAACCAATTGATGAAAGGATGCATCCGGCAAATCCGATACATGCCTGCGAGTTTGGTCAACAATCCATTCGATCCGTTGAACCGTTTGTTCCCAATTCTCGTAATAGGAGACAAAGTTCAAATCCCCCCCTTTACGGTCCTCTTCCTGATCAATCAAATAATCCAACAAAATATGTACGGCACCCATCCAAGGAAAATAGCACTTCACAACTTCTTCCGCCCGCTTGGGTGTCAGCGCAGGATTGGATGCCAATGCACAAAGTACAAAAACCCCAAGCGTCGAACCGGTTGCAGCTGCAAATTCCCACCAATGAAAAGCAGGAGCGAGTTGTCTATGTTGTTCCCACCACTGTATCAATCGATTCTCTCGCTCCTCGATATTCACATGTTTATGTGTCTGCAATTCGCTGTACAATACGACAAGCTGCTCAACAGTTGTCTGTACCAACGAATAATGAGGGAATCTGCGCAGTACTGCCTGGCAATCTTCCACCAATCTGCACAAATATCCTCCATCATCTTGATCTTCGCGGTATCGATAGTAATGCCTTTTTGCAGGATTTACGGCAGGATTTACCGCATCTGTCATGGCAACATGCAATTGGCGAAAATCCTCCGGATCTAACGAAGTACTCCGGTCACACAAGTTGTCAAGGTAATCGCTGATTGTTTGAAACGCAACAATAAACCGTGACATGTCATCCATCGCGTCTTTTGCCAGCAGTACATAAACAGAACCGCCATCTGCATGAAATTGCTTGCTTCCCATACTTGCCAAGGCTTGCTTTCTCAATTCCGGATTGGGAATTTGCAGCGCCAATTGATGATATTGATCAAACATACATTTTGCCCGCGGAAGAACATCACGAAAAATTAAATACAATAGTTTCGCCGCATCCCGTAACGTTTCAGCCATGAATGTCTCCTTATCGTTGCCTGTCTTTTTCCTGCGTGTCATTCCTGAATAAGAATAGTAAATCATTTTTTCAATCGTATCAACAAGTGAAAATCCGCCTAACCGATGAACTTTTGCATACAAATTGTATTCATATACGGCGGTTCTGCATACGTAAACCCTAATTTTTCCGAAAATGCAATACACGGTTTATTTGTTGCCTGAATAAATACTTCCAAAACCCGAATGCCATCTTGTTTCGCCTGATCTTCAATTTTCCTCATAACCTCTGTGCCTATGCCCTTTCGTTGCTTGGAATGGTCAATCACCAGAGAAGTAATATGGCGTTTTCCGCTATCGTCCGAGAAAAACGTATAATACCCGATTGGTTTGTTTTGATACAGCACCACGCGGGTCTGCTGCCCCATTTGCAGCAGTTGTTGGATCTGAAATGGCGTCAACGGCACACGATAGGCACTTTGGTAAATGGCTCCTAACTCCTTTTGTGTCAAATCGACAATCCAGCTTGTATCATCCGGTTGATATGGGCGAAACGCCATTTCTAAAGAAGGATGAATTGTTTTCTTGACAGCCGTTTTCTTTTTGGCCTGTTGTTTAAAGCCAAGACCCTTTTTATTTGAACCAGTCAACTGTTTTGTTGCACTTTTTTTTCCGCTTGCTTTCAATCCGATCACCCTCTGACTCATGTCAAATCATCCTCTGACATACTATGTCAGAGGATGATAGAAGGTACATATGTGGAGAATTTTTCAGTTTTGAATCCTCCAGTTTCAAATTCTGCTGTCCGATTCGATTTCAAAGCCCAAATCCACAATCAATTGCCAATCCTGTATAGGCCCTTGACCGGATGTTGTCAAATAATCACCTACGAAAATTGCATTTGCCGGATAAAAGCCAAATGCTTGCAGTTGGCGCAAATTGACTTCGCGTCCTCCGGATATGCGAATTTCCTTGGTCGGATTTACAAAACGCATCATAGCTAACAGTTTTAGACATTTTCGCGGATTTAATTCCTTTTTGCCAGCTAAAGGTGTGCCCTCAATTGGATTTAGAAAATTGCATGGAATCGAGTCTACATCTAATTCCTTTAGGGAAAAAGCAAGTTTCACGGCTTCCTCATCCGTTTCCCCCATTCCAAAAATGGCGCCCGAACATGGAGAAATCCCTGCATTCTTTGCGATTTCTACCGTATTGACCCGATCATCGTATGTATGTGTCGTCGTGATATTTTTATAGTTTTCCGCACTTGTATTCAAATTATGGTTGTATCTTTCCACACCTGCCGCAACCAATCGTTGGGCATGTTCCTCATTTAAAAATCCCAGGCAACAACAAATTTTTAAAGGCGTTGTTTCCCGAATTTCCTTTACAGCCGCTACAATTTCGTCAATTTCCCGATTGCTTGGCTTGCGGCCGGAAGCGACAATACAATACGTGCCTGCTTTTCGCTTCATCGCTTCTTCTGCTCCCGCGAGAATGGACTTTCTGTCCAATAAGGAATACTTTTCAATAGGAGCATCAGAAACGCTTGATTGCGAACAATATCCGCAATCTTCCGGACAGAGTCCGGATTTTACATTCATGATCATATTTAATTTTACTTTTTTCCCAAAATACTGTTTGCGAATCTGAAACGATGCCTGAAGAATATCCAGCAGCTCATCATCATCTGCTCGCAGAATGGATAACGCTTCGTCAAATGCAATCCCTTGTCCATCCAAGACGCGGTTTGCCAATTCTCCCCAACGGACACTTTGTTGCGGTTGCCCCACTGCTGTTTCCATTACATTTCTCCTCTCCATCTCCCAATTTCCATTATACTCCAATTTACGCATGGAAACAATGGTTAACCCTGGCGCTTGACCCTGATGTTACATTATAACTCTTACGCCGGTACCATATCTAGATATGCCACAGGAATCAGTCTCTCCGGGCACTAAAGCGCCAAGTTTTGCCTCATATCGATTTTGTTAGTATTTCAACAAATGCTTGTGCTGCTTTTGACAGATATCTCCCTTTTTTATATGCACAAATCAGCGTACGGGTCGGTTTTTCCGGCAG
Above is a window of Fodinisporobacter ferrooxydans DNA encoding:
- a CDS encoding bifunctional homocysteine S-methyltransferase/methylenetetrahydrofolate reductase, with the translated sequence MKKNFLERVAAETLVGDGAMGTYLYQLGIPVGISYEELNISKPDMIINVHAAYKRAGAKLIQTNTYSAQREKLMKFGLESQVKDINKAAVELARTAAGEDAYVLGTVGSITGGIKRKCSEQILVQNYQEQLHVLLENHVDGIVLETFYDISELQLALNIVKKLSDSIPVICQLAIEDAGYTFDGTKLSDAFQQLLDQGADIVGLNCRSGPSNMIRSFEKLPQPFHGFLSAYPNAGLPAYIDGEYVYASTPSYFGKSAVILRKMGVKIIGGCCGTTPEHIRAIAEGLAGTSKADDNSGIPGVSGFTFQHPPIQVTELKSRNDGEPFNHLPVSSSNQPTLPQMANQRRTVIVELDPPKTLQIGKFIEGAHALKEAGADALTMADNSLAMTRMSNMALGQIVKDQVGILPLLHIACRDRNLIGQQSHLMGLHALGIDHLLAITGDPSRFGDFPGATSVYDLSSFDLLHMIDQMNQGLSYSGKPLKDKSKFTVATAFNPNVRFLDKAVKRLERKITSGAQYVMTQPVYDPQVIKQIYELTSHLDVPIFIGIMPLLSSRNAEFLHNEVPGIQLSEDILQRMAKYEGEDARKQGVEIAIELLDTAMQYFKGIYLMTPLLRYDMTVELTRYVLGSK
- the def gene encoding peptide deformylase yields the protein MAIRPIVLFPDQHLRTVCSTVSNINEEILQLLDDLAETMRASNGIGLAAPQVGISQRIFVVDVGNGLFEFINPEILDSEGTELGADGCLSIPGIGGETYRSARIRMRAQNRNGEWFELGAEDLFARCIQHEYDHLNGVLFIDKAIRLYEDQEEGEAGAEANQPNATEKQYTIQDIKLHHADFLNTRIRNSIVEDLDMQAQALQSLLEAHPAQLKFTFDNQWVMPRADLEQDLLHLKKISQMHVQKKLKKQRKK
- a CDS encoding phosphatase PAP2 family protein; the protein is MFNFITDPFFHTSLLLVMIAFALVDIKRDQKPINWLFFLPFGFLAFSFLYQAYQQRAAYEWQIMHTFFQKYYHYWNWDKAFTKIPLNNGWPFRLFRPHWLNVYFAFVYETAFYLNLWVGVIRGFFAKDIKKMFRYMFAGLVLQMIIIYPFYYTVLLQEVWFVQGDPDLLHRQFSSHAALLSTVADCFPSMHTSTAFAVLLLALRERGKWFKWLMVADCASIIVSTLYNKIHWLLDVLAGMLLAYITVIAVDWILDRLLPNVWRKIVVRIPLLSSIK
- a CDS encoding citrate/2-methylcitrate synthase, with protein sequence MVSDFKPGLEDVVIGYSSVCFLDGIEGRLLYRGYDIAYLAEKTSFEDVVYLLLNGVLPSAEESETFRAEMAAQRTLPKSIIDLIRLIPIDTHPMDALRTAISFLGTTEEPVLNTSPDRIQRVIRGISASATIVAALNRVRQGLEIVEPRQDLSHAGNFLYMMTGKEPSSEHTKLMDVALILHADHESNASTFAARVTASTLSDYYSAIVTGIGTLKGPLHGGANEAVMHSLLEIQTIDNVIPYVDEKLEKKEKIMGFGHRVYKTYDPRGLILKKLSAQIGDQLGERKWFDMSVKMEEYVRDRKGLYCNVDFYSASVYYLMGLPIEMFTPIFFVSRVAGYTAHILEQWENNRIFRPRLEYNGPIHSTEITSK
- a CDS encoding globin, which encodes MTFYEGQTPYEAIGGAETIGKLVDAFYKRVIEHPDLKPIFPEDIMPVRDKQYLFLTQFFGGPHLYSDKYGNPMMRARHLPFPITPKRAEAWLSCMTKALDEAGIEGSMKEFMFARLKQTAYHMVNTPDE
- a CDS encoding acyl-CoA thioesterase, producing MDVTLEIIVRSTEIDVNGHVNNAKYLEYLEWGREEWYEQNHLPYDRFIAMGIQTVTVNITINYRQECRQNDRLTIHTTPASLGNTSYVLKQVITNQRDEIVADALVTSVTMDLHTRKSRLVPQELAQLFPRTENRGSGNP
- a CDS encoding Fur family transcriptional regulator, coding for MELSRDYSIDPVLLLKEYGLRITPQRISILSHMNQYKMHLTAEQIYHAIKDEFPSLSVATVYNTLKAFIDAGFVKELRVGDHASKFDLNLIPHHHLVCEKCGHIEDFHFIDLPIDKIANMHNFHVRHYHLEINGLCANCQEGHPSYIHQNQIS
- a CDS encoding tetraprenyl-beta-curcumene synthase family protein; amino-acid sequence: MAETLRDAAKLLYLIFRDVLPRAKCMFDQYHQLALQIPNPELRKQALASMGSKQFHADGGSVYVLLAKDAMDDMSRFIVAFQTISDYLDNLCDRSTSLDPEDFRQLHVAMTDAVNPAVNPAKRHYYRYREDQDDGGYLCRLVEDCQAVLRRFPHYSLVQTTVEQLVVLYSELQTHKHVNIEERENRLIQWWEQHRQLAPAFHWWEFAAATGSTLGVFVLCALASNPALTPKRAEEVVKCYFPWMGAVHILLDYLIDQEEDRKGGDLNFVSYYENWEQTVQRIEWIVDQTRRHVSDLPDASFHQLVVQGLMGLYLSDMKARNLPEARQLRLMYRKYGKVARFFHFGSQMYRFMRK
- a CDS encoding GNAT family N-acetyltransferase, whose translation is MSQRVIGLKASGKKSATKQLTGSNKKGLGFKQQAKKKTAVKKTIHPSLEMAFRPYQPDDTSWIVDLTQKELGAIYQSAYRVPLTPFQIQQLLQMGQQTRVVLYQNKPIGYYTFFSDDSGKRHITSLVIDHSKQRKGIGTEVMRKIEDQAKQDGIRVLEVFIQATNKPCIAFSEKLGFTYAEPPYMNTICMQKFIG
- the bioB gene encoding biotin synthase BioB translates to METAVGQPQQSVRWGELANRVLDGQGIAFDEALSILRADDDELLDILQASFQIRKQYFGKKVKLNMIMNVKSGLCPEDCGYCSQSSVSDAPIEKYSLLDRKSILAGAEEAMKRKAGTYCIVASGRKPSNREIDEIVAAVKEIRETTPLKICCCLGFLNEEHAQRLVAAGVERYNHNLNTSAENYKNITTTHTYDDRVNTVEIAKNAGISPCSGAIFGMGETDEEAVKLAFSLKELDVDSIPCNFLNPIEGTPLAGKKELNPRKCLKLLAMMRFVNPTKEIRISGGREVNLRQLQAFGFYPANAIFVGDYLTTSGQGPIQDWQLIVDLGFEIESDSRI